The following coding sequences lie in one Anguilla anguilla isolate fAngAng1 chromosome 14, fAngAng1.pri, whole genome shotgun sequence genomic window:
- the LOC118213014 gene encoding PR domain zinc finger protein 12-like, whose protein sequence is MGTVLPAESLALMSAFKAPGISLSETITSDILHSFLYGRWRNLLGEHFELKRDAASPKTAFTAEVLAQPFPGEVQKLSSLVLPSEVIIAQSSIPGEGLGIFSKTWIKAGTEMGPFTGRVISPQHVDLFRNNNLMWEVFNSDGTVRYFIDASQADHRSWMTYIKCARTEQEQNLEVVQIGSSIFYKAVETIPPDQELLVWYGNSYNTFLGIPGVPATKEEQQKKNRSDDSHLRDGCPSSSPSSSSSSSSSPSSSSSSSSSAPAARMRCVICRRGFNSRSNLRSHMRIHTLDKPFCCRYCERRFSQSSTLRNHVRLHTGERPYRCHACHSAYSQLAGLRAHQKSARHQPGVAAAAAAT, encoded by the exons ATGGGTACGGTGTTGCCCGCGGAATCTCTGGCACTGATGTCTGCATTTAAAGCGCCAGGTATTTCACTCTCCGAAACCATTACGTCAGATATTCTGCACAGCTTCCTGTACGGCCGCTGGAGGAACCTGCTGGGGGAACACTTCGAGTTAAAACGCGACGCCGCCAGTCCCAAAACCGCCTTCACCGCGGAGGTCCTCGCGCAGCCTTTCCCAGGAG AAGTGCAGAAGCTCTCGAGCCTGGTCCTGCCCAGCGAGGTGATCATCGCGCAGAGCTCCATCCCCGGCGAGGGACTCGGGATATTCTCCAAGACCTGGATCAAGGCCGGCACGGAGATGGGACCTTTCACGGGCAGAGTCATATCCCCCCAGCACGTGGACCTCTTCAGGAACAACAACCTAatgtgggag GTGTTCAACTCGGACGGAACCGTGCGCTACTTCATCGACGCGAGCCAGGCGGATCACCGCAGCTGGATGACCTACATTAAATGCGCGCGCACCGAGCAGGAGCAGAACCTGGAAGTGGTGCAGATCGGCAGTAGCATCTTCTACAAAGCAGTGGAG aCTATCCCCCCAGACCAGGAGCTCCTGGTGTGGTATGGGAACTCTTACAACACTTTCCTGGGGATCCCGGGAGTGCCTGCAACCAAGGAGGAGCAGCAGAAGAAGAACAGGAGCG ATGACTCCCATTTGAGGGACGGCTGTCCATCttcctcgccctcctcctcctcctcgtcctcgtcctcgccctcctcctcctcctcctcgtcctcgtcggCCCCCGCCGCGCGGATGCGCTGCGTCATCTGCCGCCGCGGCTTCAACTCGCGCAGCAACCTGCGCTCGCACATGCGCATCCACACACTGGACAAGCCCTTCTGCTGCCGCTACTGCGAGCGCCGCTTCAGCCAGTCCTCCACGCTGCGCAACCACGTGCGCCTGCACACGGGCGAGCGGCCCTACCGCTGCCACGCCTGCCACAGCGCCTACTCCCAGCTGGCCGGGCTGCGCGCGCACCAGAAGAGCGCCCGCCACCAGCCGGgggtcgccgccgccgccgccgct ACATAG